Proteins from a genomic interval of Trichoderma breve strain T069 chromosome 2, whole genome shotgun sequence:
- a CDS encoding vesicle coat protein involved in golgi to plasma membrane transport domain-containing protein: protein MDPTRMLTLHLQLCLAHYCDIHGPTPLMVTEGLAAPCSVCHDGSAAASDKPPRSAPATSESQPRASSAAVTDGIRDLSLSQDGQSPRPALRRSPGTGASTGNDGTSVSGLDTPPESPRPLSQQPRRDSSYRRTYDETVTRKQGPCDNCAMTLPRRQQNAAAAGEDAIDPRSPTLRTRAPAERVFLPVDPASPPNSQSSSDTDADHELPRTTSCSSNSTTSERHPSHVHYVDYTSTHEPILPDSFSLIRASCLRALSFETLPAGSAASGGAIFFGDSLAGYTTAYIFRIPDVHARGHKRVYAFLALSTHKERLAMKTFAGVSSAFRELATWIQTLAESEAERTAESSPIGSVLQSGGPASHVASSSTIDPPNVDRSGSSFLTGGSGFTRRMGGPGGVSSLKARGLAELVGQPDFFITLHKKFVQLLFEVGVSLNS, encoded by the exons ATGGACCCCACGCGCATGCTAACCCTTCATCTGCAGCTATGTCTGGCCCATTACTGTGACATCCATGGGCCAACTCCCCTGATGGTCACCGAGGGTCTGGCAGCACCCTGTAGCGTCTGCCACGATGGTTCAGCCGCAGCAAGCGACAAGCCCCCACGCTCCGCTCCAGCTACATCGGAATCGCAGCCTCGGGCGTCTTCAGCCGCTGTTACCGACGGTATTCGAGATTTGAGCTTATCACAAGATGGCCAGTCTCCTCGCCCAGCTTTGCGTCGATCTCCCGGCACCGGTGCCAGCACCGGTAATGACGGCACTTCAGTGAGCGGCCTCGACACACCTCCCGAGAGCCCGCGGCCCTTGTCGCAGCAGCCACGGCGAGACTCGAGTTACCGTAGGACTTATGACGAAACTGTAACCCGAAAACAAGGCCCTTGCGACAATTGCGCCATGACGTTGCCCCGCAGGCAGCAAAACGCAGCGGCAGCTGGGGAAGATGCCATTGACCCGCGATCACCAACTTTGCGTACCCGTGCGCCAGCTGAGCGTGTCTTTCTCCCCGTCGACCCAGCCTCGCCCCCAAATTCGCAGTCATCTAGTGACACTGATGCGGATCACGAGCTTCCAAG GACAACATCGTGCTCCAGCAACTCTACGACCTCGGAGCGTCATCCCAGTCATGTGCACTACGTGGATTACACATCGACTCATGAACCAATCCTACCCGACTCCTTTTCTCTAATTCGTGCCTCATGTCTGCGAGCTCTGTCTTTTGAAACTCTTCC TGCAGGCTCAGCCGCGTCGGGTggtgccatcttctttggcGATTCGTTGGCTGGGTACACAACTGCTTACATCTTTCGAATCCCTGACGTCCACGCCCGAGGCCACAAACGAGTCTATGCCTTCTTAGCTCTCAGCACCCACAAGGAGAGACTAGCCATGAAAACATTTGCCGGCGTTTCCTCTGCCTTTCGGGAGCTTGCTACCTGGATCCAAACGCTTGCCGAATCCGAGGCTGAGCGAACTGCAGAATCTTCCCCTATTGGCAGCGTCTTGCAGAGTGGTGGCCCTGCCAGCCATgtggcatcatcgtccacCATTGACCCACCGAATGTAGACCGCAGCGGCAGTAGCTTTCTGACCGGAGGCAGCGGCTTCACCAGACGCATGGGAGGCCCTGGCGGCGTCTCCTCACTCAAGGCCCGCGGCCTTGCGGAACTTGTCGGACAGCCAgacttcttcatcactctGCACAAGAAATTCGTGCAACTCTTGTTTGAAGTAGGCGTGTCCTTGAATTCATAA
- a CDS encoding ATPase family associated with various cellular activities (AAA) domain-containing protein, with protein MGDVLVESQATTVPPHKKAAPSAIPNIDDFEGLPTDGEDDYATLKKLQRQLEYIQLQEEYIKDEQRSLKRELVRAQEEIKRIQSVPLVIGQFMEAIDQNTGIVQSSTGSNYVVRILSTLDRELLKPSSSVALHRHSNALVDILPPEADSSIAMLGADEKPDVTYADVGGLDMQKQEIREAVELPLTHFDLYKQIGIDPPRGVLLYGPPGTGKTMLVKAVANSTTASFIRVVGSEFVQKYLGEGPRMVRDVFRMARENSPAIIFIDEIDAIATKRFDAQTGADREVQRILLELLNQMDGFDQTSNVKVIMATNRADTLDPALLRPGRLDRKIEFPSLRDRRERRLIFSTIASKMSLAPEVDLDSLIVRNDPLSGAVIAAIMQEAGLRAVRKNRYNIIQTDLEDAYSSQVKGTSDDNKFDFYK; from the exons ATGGGCGACGTCCTCGTGGAAAGCCAGGCCACCACGGTGCCACCTCACAAGAAGGCCGCCCCCTCAGCCATTCCTAAcattgatgactttgagggtTTGCCTAccgatggcgaggatgactATGCGACTCTGAAGAAGCTTCAGAGGCAGTTGGA GTATATCCAGCTCCAAGAGGAGTACATCAAAGACGAGCAAAG GAGTTTGAAGCGAGAACTAGTACGAGCTCAGGAGGAGATCAAGCGAATCCAGAGCGTACCCCTCGTTATCGGCCAGTTTATGGAGGCCATTGATCAGAA CACCGGCATTGTCCAGTCAAGCACAGGCTCCAACTATGTTGTCCGCATCCTATCCACCCTCGACCGCGAATTGCTCaagccctcctcctcagtTGCCCTGCACAGACACTCCAACGCTCTTGTCGATATCCTCCCCCCGGAAGCCGACTCCTCCATTGCCATGCTTGGCGCCGACGAGAAGCCTGACGTGACATATGCCGACGTCGGTGGCTTGGACATGCAGAAGCAGGAAATCCGAGAGGCCGTCGAGTTGCCTCTGACACACTTTGATCTGTACAAGCAGATCGGTATCGACCCTCCTCGCGGTGTGCTGCTGTACGGTCCGCCCGGAACTGGCAAGACCATGCTTGTCAAGGCTGTTGCCAACTCTACAACCGCCAGCTTCATTCGTGTTGTTGGCTCAGAATTCGTCCAGAAGTACTTGGGAGAGGGTCCCCGAATGGTCCGCGACGTCTTCCGCATGGCACGCGAGAACTCgcccgccatcatcttcattgaCGAAATCGACGCCATTGCCACGAAGCGATTCGATGCCCAGACCGGTGCCGATCGTGAGGTCCAGCGTATTctgctcgagctgctcaaccAGATGGACGGTTTCGATCAGACCTCCAACGTCAAGGTCATCATGGCCACGAACCGTGCCGACACCCTGGATCCCGCCCTGCTGCGTCCCGGTCGTCTCGATCGAAAGATTGAGTTCCCCTCCCTGAGAGATCGCCGCGAGCGTCGTCTCATCTTCAGTACCATTGCCAGCAAGATGAGCCTGGCCCCCGAGGTCGATCTCGACAGCTTGATTGTCCGCAACGACCCGCTTTCCGGTGCCGTCATTGCTGCCATCATGCAGGAGGCCGGTCTCCGCGCCGTCCGCAAGAACCGATACAACATCATCCAGACCGATCTCGAAGATGCTTACTCAAGCCAGGTCAAGGGAACCAGCGACGACAACAAATTCGACTTCTACAAATAA
- a CDS encoding kinetochore protein mis14 like domain-containing protein has protein sequence MDSESVVSQVQRKIELQSPEDLAYLITNVRNAAVEHLNEAFPPVEGAEEDELRIQIELLVNEYINKTFSLAAPNLIINGLPVSPDVLRGSASTPDTVYEPFDTRKRRQVADLITQEEKLLEDVAALKRSVPAKVAADHAERVRAAMRQDDDDLHDRVARDAAAAQREAGSLGVAQLQRQEGVEAGFKSAVQGLNRLKRDMPAVVAKMERARVAGEYVVTKGR, from the exons ATGGATTCCGAGTCGGTCGTTTCGCAGGTCCAGCGCAAGATCGAGCTCCAGAGCCCCGAGGACCTCGCCTacctcatcaccaacgtCCGCAATGCGGCGGTAGAGCACCTCAACGAAGCGTTTCCGCCGGTCGAGGGCGCtgaggaggatgagctgCGCATCCAGATCGAGTTGCTCGTAAATGAG TACATCAACAAAACCTTCTCGCTAGCCGCGCCGaacctcatcatcaacggcctCCCCGTATCGCCCGACGTCCTCAGAGGGTCCGCGTCGACGCCAGACACCGTCTACGAGCCCTTCGACACGCGCAAGCGCCGCCAGGTCGCCGACCTCATCAcgcaggaggagaagctgctcgaGGACGTGGCGGCGCTCAAGCGCTCCGTGCCCGCCAAAGTCGCCGCCGACCACGCCGAGCGCGTCCGCGCGGCCATGCGgcaggacgacgacgacctcCACGACCGGGTGGCCAGGGACGCTGCCGCGGCGCAGCGCGAGGCCGGCTCGCTGGGGGTGGCCCAGCTGCAGCGCCAGGAAGGCGTCGAGGCCGGCTTCAAGAGCGCCGTTCAGGGGCTGAACCGGCTCAAGAGGGACATGCCGGCCGTcgtggccaagatggagcggGCGAGGGTCGCGGGCGAGTACGTCGTCACCAAggggcggtga
- a CDS encoding CRAL/TRIO domain-containing protein, producing MAPVELSEKYDHYDYPIEAAEPLEGHSGNLTPEQQAKVHQLRLMLEAEGLTERLDTLTLLRFLRARKFDVELAKQMFIETEKWRKETKLDEILPTWDYPEKPEISKYYKQFYHKIDNDGRPVYIETLGGIDLNAMYKISTADRMLTNLAVEYERVADPRLPACSRKAGHLLETCCTIMDLKGVTLTKVPQVYSYVRQASVISQNYYPERLGKLFLINAPWGFSTVWGVVKGWLDPVTVKKINILGSSYQSELLKHIPAENIPKEFGGTCTCEGGCENSDAGPWHDPQWAKPAKWEVKAEEAPAAA from the exons ATGGCGCCCGTAGAACTCAGCGAGAAATACGACCACTATGACTACCCCATTGAGGCGGCCGAGCCTCTGGAGGGCCATTCCGGAAACCTGACTCCCGAGCAGCAGGCTAAGGTCCACCAGCTGCGCCTGATGCTCGAGGCTGAGGGCCTCACCGAGCGCCTGGACACGCTGACTCTG CTGCGATTCCTCCGAGCGCGAAAGTTCGATGTTGAGCTCGCCAAGCAGAT GTTCATCGAGACGGAGAAGTGGCGTAAGGAGACCAAGCTCGACGAGATCCTTCCCACCTGGGACTACCCTGAGAAGCCTGAGATTTCCAAGTACTACAAGCAATTCTACCACAAGATTGATAAT GATGGCCGCCCCGTTTACATCGAGACCCTCGGCGGCATTGACCTGAATGCCATGTACAAGATTTCGACCGCCGACCGCATGCTCACCAACCTTGCTGTCGAATACGAGCGCGTGGCTGACCCCCGCCTGCCCGCCTGCTCCCGCAAGGCcggccatcttctcgagACGTGCTGCACCATCATGGACCTCAAGGGCGTCACCCTGACCAAGGTTCCCCaggtgtactcgtacgtccGCCAGGCCTCTGTCATCTCCCAGAACTACTACCCCGAGCGTCTGGGCAAACTGTTCCTCATCAACGCGCCCTGGGGCTTCTCTACCGTGTGGGGCGTTGTCAAGGGTTGGCTGGACCCCGTCAccgtcaagaagatcaacaTCCTCGGCAGCAGCTACCAGAGCGAGCTGTTGAAGCACATCCCCGCCGAGAACATCCCCAAGGAGTTTGGCGGCACCTGCACCTGCGAGGGTGGCTGCGAGAACAGCGATGCTGGCCCATGGCACGACCCTCAGTGGGCCAAGCCTGCTAAGTGGGAGGTGAAGGCTGAGGAAGCCCCTGCTGCGGCTTAG